Part of the Oncorhynchus masou masou isolate Uvic2021 chromosome 18, UVic_Omas_1.1, whole genome shotgun sequence genome, AGTTTTACTGATCAGTCTGATTATTGTAGGTGTTTCAAAGACTACCTCGCCTggacattaaccccccccccccccattttagtGTTGTAGAGCCAAACGGCACATACATTTCCATCCATAATACTAGATGCTAGGTCTCTGCTAATAACTTAATTTATGAGTTTCTCTTATGGAATTAGGATTCCCACGGTCAGTATCGATCTGTTTTTATTATTACTTGCCTCTCACTTTTACAATTGGTCTAAGAAGATAACTTCAAAGGCCTAGAAAGCTACAGTGTAATGGAATGAGAACTCATGAGCAAAACCACAGCGCCAAGTATCTGAATCTCCAAAACACCCTTTGACCCCCCAACAGTGTTTTCCAGTCCCGACCCCACTGTTGGATATGGAGAGGGTGCACTCCGAACCCCCTTTGGCACGTAATACTGCTCCTTCCACCTCTGCGGTGGCTATCCCCCGCTCCTTCTCTGTCTCACACAAAAAACACAAGCGGACCCCCCTGTATCAGAGATCAGTAAGTGGGCATGTTGTGTGGGAATCACATCAGTTGCACCCACAGTGGTAATGACTGCCAGGGGGATGTTAGCTAACCGCATGGTTTGTTTTGCAGTGGCTCTTGATTGCTTTGAGGGAGATCAATTAATGAACATTTGGCTCTGTGTGAAGTCCTATTGTAGCTCCCAGTTCATGTTGCGTTTTGTTAGTCAATGGGAGATGCAATGGTTTTGTAGTAGGTTTGGATAAAGATTAAGTCCTATAACAATTGTTTTTGCATGTATGGTGTTCCCAACTTTGTCAATCCAGGGGTGCTTGTTTATTTTAGTTGCAATAGTGACTGTGTCAACAGAAGTGGAGGATTCTCTTGAGCCAACTAGAAATAACTATACAGTGTGGCCTTTATTGGTAGTGAATGGTCTGAATCAACATAAAAACCATCTGGGGTTGGCCAACTGTGCTCACCGGCATTCAGAAGAGAAATGGTCAGAACACCAGAAAGCTCTTTTGGTTAGTCTCTCCAAACTTTGGTTCAACCATTAGTCAGGAAACACAATTTAATGGATTGTGTGTAAATTAGATCTTATTGACGTATTTGGGAGTTTCATTTGTGAAAGATAATTGTTCTATCATATACATTTACACAATCCCACTCATAAACTCACATCTGCTCACGTTCAATGTTCAGAGCTATATTTTGTCAGCCCTTTTTTCTTTTTCTAAAATAATCTCTGTTCTTGTTCTGCTCAGATGAGTTTTGACCCTGGCATGCTCCACAACAACGGGCACACGGCGTTTGCCAACGGCACGGCGGCGGGCATCAGGGAGACTGGAGTGGTGGAGAAGCTGCTCACCTCCTACGGGTTCATCCAGTGCTCGGAGCGGCAGGCGCGCCTCTTCTTTCACTGCTCCCAGTACAACGGCAACCTGCAGGAGCTCAAGATAGGAGGTGAGTCCAGTGCTGCTTCTAGTCATTTAGTAGTCAAGTCTCATCCACCAGCCTTGTACTGAACAACAAGCTTTTAGGGGTTGTTTCCCCAGACACGGATTAATCCTGGACTAAACATTTTCAAATGAGATTCTCCTTGAGACTAGGATTAATTTGTCGGTGGAAACTTCACAATGTTTATCTGGCCAAAAATGAgaattcctttaaaaaaaatcctttCTGTCCTGGTCTTTTCACAAGCTACTGTGGGCAGCTTTTAAGTCGATTGACCTCCATGAATGTCCGGTCAGCATTTGGTGTCAAACGCATTTTCTCACAACCTGttttcttccttctctcttcccctctgcctCTCCAGATGATGTGGAGTTTGAAGTGTCCTCAGACAGGCGCACTGGCAAGCCCATAGCAGTGAAGCTGCTTAAGATCAAACCAGAGGTGCTTCCAGAGGAGCGCATCTCGGGCCAGGTGGGGCCAGACTCGCACGCCTCTCCCTTTACTGTGCTGCATGGTTATATTCATCCAGTTAAGGAACACCATTTTACTTTTGGTTCTGTTTTTGTCCCTGTCACCTCAATGTCGGTGTTTGTTCGTTAGTTGGGTGTATGTTCAAGCTCATTGTGAATCTTTAaaataatttgtttattaatagttTCATAGATGTGTAATTCTTAATAATAACCCCGCCCGTCTGATTTTTAAATCCACAATTTTATTGTTGTTATTTATGTTGGCCGTGGTCTGTTTATCTGAAATGCTAGGAATATCGTCTGTTTCCATGGAGATTTACAATGGGCTTGACTGTCCTCGACATACATgttgtgtggtgatggtgttcaCGGGTGAAGGTGGGATTTGACGCTTAAACAAAACAGCCTAAATCTTTCTCTAAAGTTCTGCCTAAATTAAGTTGAAGGCTTATTTTCAAAGGAATGACAAATTAATTCAGTAAATTGAATAGGTTTGATTGGCTGTAATATTTTGATAGCCATTGCTTTATTAGCCTTTTCTTCAAATGGCCTTTACTCATTCAAATGAAGAAATTTGGCATTTCAAGCATTTCACATCTCATGCAGTAGTATCTACATTGATATACTTTTGAAAATCAACCAGTTTGTTTCCACAGAATCATTGATTGTAATTTCCTTATTTAGGTGCACTGATTTATAGCAAGGCAATCATGTTGAATCACCCAAATGCCATTCTTAACCATCTCCCCCTGTGGTTCTTGCTGTCTTTTAGGTTGTCTCAGCGATTCCCACTCACCTGGATGGCAAATCTGCACCGGGGCAGGTGCCCACTGGCAGTGTGTGTTACGAGAGAAACGGGGTAAGACTGTCAATTGGCCTGTAGAAAGATACTTTTCATGACAAGGCTGGTAgtcaatgtaatgtaaagtatGGATTCCTTCCCACGCAGGAGGTGTTTTACCTGACCTACACCCCGGATGACATAGAGGGCAACATGCACCTGGACACGGGAGACAAAGTCAGCTTCTACATGGAAACCAACAAGCAGTGAGTTGTTTTTCAAGTGTCTTATTGTTTCACAATTTAAAATGTTTTGATTGCATACTACCGTAGCCTTTTCCTCATGGTATATTCTGTGTTTCAGTACTGGTGCAGTCAGTGCTCACAACATCGTCCTGGTCAAGAAGAAACAGATGAGGTGCCAGGGGGTTGTCTGTGCCACCAAGGTAAAGCCACAGTAGAGCCTTGTGGATCCCTGGCTGGACATTGGCTACTGCATGTGCCTGATTATAATCTAATCTATAATCCTTTTGTCTGGTAGGAGGCCTTTGGGTTCATTGAGAGGGCTGACGTGGTGAAGGAGATCTTCTTCCACTACAGCGAGTTCAAGGGTGACCTGGAGGCCCTACAGGCCGGCGACGACGTGGAGTTCACCATCAAAGAGAGAAACGTAGGTGGCATCACATGGAACCGTTCTGGCTAGCCAACTTGAGTGACTCGTTCTAATGGCTTGCAAAAGTATAAAATATGAGGCCAGTATTGGAATCAAGTTATTCTTATGTTGGGGACTTAACTTGTCAAATCAAGCAATGGCTgtttaatgacagtctgttcaaCAGAAATTACTCCTGCTCATGTATACATTTTGAATACATATTGATGCCATGAGCCTGTAAATATGGAATAGAATGTCTTAATGGAAAAGAAGCAACATTGAAATAACTAAAGCATTTATGGCATTACGGTGTCTGCAGatgtcagggcattcatactacTTGTTTCGTGGAGCTAAGCTGTGTTTACACATGCTCTTCCACTTAGCGTCAACCAATCATCTCATTGCGGAGCGATATGGAGCCCTCtgcattgttacaaaatttgggAGGTGCATGGCATTGCCATATGGAGCTTGATTTGGCCTCCGCAATTGCGTTAGACCCTCTGTACAGAACCTTTAGACCACATTGCCgaatcaagcataaattggctgtaaagcattttGTTTTTCTCTCTAGGGGAAAGAGGTGGCCACTGACGTGAGGCTGCTTGCCCAGGGAACAGTCATATTTGAGGACATCAGCATTGAGCAGTTTGAAGGCACTGTCGTCAAAGTCATCCCTAAAGTTCCAACCAAGAACCAGGTCCGCAACTTACGAGATGCCTGCATACTCAGAATTAACCCGAGCTTGGTTTTTACTGAATCCTTGATTATTTGTATTGTTCCTCCCAATCTTTTAGAATGATCCGCTCCCAGGCCGCATCTGTGCTAGGATCAGCTTCACGGACAAGGAGCTCCTTTTCGGCGAGAAGGATACCAAGTCCAAGGTGACCCTGCTGGAGGGCGACCATGTGCAGTTCAACATCTCAACAGACCGCAGGGACAAGCTGGAGCGGGCCACCAACATCGACATCCTGCCTGACACCTTCCACTTCACTAAGGAGTCCCGTGAGATGGTAAGGACCATGAGGAGATCTATGGTACGCTCACAAGTTCATTTGAGGAAGCTTTTTGTGGAGTTTAATCAATGAATATGGCAACCTGAAATTTGCATTCCTAAAATTGATTTCCTATTCCAAACTGTTGTTATCTATTACATGGAAGAGCGTAAACCTACAGTCACGAATGAAAGGGAAGGATTGGCATTTTATCTGCAGTGCACTGTTTCTTTAATCTCGTTTAACTCGAAAGTAAAATCAAAGCACTCAGTGAAGCAGTTTAATAAGGGCTGCTTTTGCCCAATCCTGATACGTCCATATAATTAGTGATGAAAACACAAGGATCGGGAAACTAATGCAGCTCGTAAACTCACGCATCCCATTCAGTCCCAGCAGATTCTTCGGTCTACATGCAGAGTCGATGGCATCTCTGCTGTGTTAACGGCTCTCTGTCCTATAGGGTGTGATTGCTGCAATGCGTGACGGCTTTGGCTTCATCAAGTGTGTGGACCGGGACGCCAGGATGTTCTTTCACTTTAGCGAGGTGCTGGAGGAGGGCCAGCTGCACATCTCTGATGAAGTCGAGTTCACAGTTGTGCCCGTGAGTCCAGAGAGAACGCCCATGGTCCGTTTTTCAATATACAATTGCTGTCTTTAAAATTCCTTTTCTCACCATCCTTCTTTTTCTGTCAATCTTCCAAGGCTGTTAGTTTAGTGGGAAACTCTTGATTTTGAAATGAACATCCAGTAAATTCTTATAAATATTAGGAAATCTCACTTTTGAACCCATTCACTTTTCCTAGGCACATTGTTTTCCAAATGTATTTTGGTCTCTGTCTGGTTTGTATTGTGAGGTAGCCAATCTCAATGAGAGCATTATTGAACACACATTGAAACAGGTTTTTTCTCCCTTTCCTGTGCAGGACATGCTGTCTGCCCAGAGGAACCACGCGGTGCGCATCAAGAAGCTGCCCAAGGGCACAGTCTCCTTCCACACCCAGTCTGAGCAGCGCTTTGTGGGTGTGGTGGAGAAGGAGGCCACAGCAGCTATCACCAACAACAAGAGCGCCAGCCCCAGCAAGGCCAAAGAGAAGGTACGGAAGCACCCAGGGCAGCACTTGGGAACCCACAGCGACATTGTCAACATTTGCCTTTTTTATTTTGACGGTACATGTTTGTCCTTCCCTGCCTGATCTTTCTTTGCCTTTTCTTTCCTCATCCCCTCCTAGTCTGATCAGTATCGAAATGTATAACTGCTCCGAGACCCGCACGCACACATTTCCCCTTACGATCAGGCATTTTTCAGCCCGTTTGATTTGACTCCTTAGTTCTAATTCTCTGCTTTGCTTTCTCCTTTCACCC contains:
- the LOC135504342 gene encoding cold shock domain-containing protein E1-like isoform X5 yields the protein MERVHSEPPLARNTAPSTSAVAIPRSFSVSHKKHKRTPLYQRSMSFDPGMLHNNGHTAFANGTAAGIRETGVVEKLLTSYGFIQCSERQARLFFHCSQYNGNLQELKIGDDVEFEVSSDRRTGKPIAVKLLKIKPEVLPEERISGQVGPDSHASPFTVLHGYIHPVVSAIPTHLDGKSAPGQVPTGSVCYERNGYGFLPTQEVFYLTYTPDDIEGNMHLDTGDKVSFYMETNKHTGAVSAHNIVLVKKKQMRCQGVVCATKEAFGFIERADVVKEIFFHYSEFKGDLEALQAGDDVEFTIKERNGKEVATDVRLLAQGTVIFEDISIEQFEGTVVKVIPKVPTKNQNDPLPGRICARISFTDKELLFGEKDTKSKVTLLEGDHVQFNISTDRRDKLERATNIDILPDTFHFTKESREMVRTMRRSMGVIAAMRDGFGFIKCVDRDARMFFHFSEVLEEGQLHISDEVEFTVVPDMLSAQRNHAVRIKKLPKGTVSFHTQSEQRFVGVVEKEATAAITNNKSASPSKAKEKEAEEGVISYEDCGVKLTVSYHVKDLEGATQPQAGDKVEFSINEVKRTGQQSAVTIKILNRTVNTKRLLGYIATLKDNFGFIETANHDQEIFFHYSELCGDLENLELGDTVEYTLSKGKGNKVSAEKVTKVVAVNGVGQDVGETVMLGKVVRPLRSVDPSQTEYQGLIELLEEDGTKCQNYSFGIVGMANKADCLQKGEMVKFQLCTVAQTGQKMACNVVPQRKALVECVKDQFGFITYEVGESKKLFFHVKEVHDGLELQTGDEVEFSVILNQRTGKCSACNVRRVSEGPKPVATPRPDRLVNRLKSITLDDASAPRLVIVRQPRGPDNSKGFNVERKTRQPGVID
- the LOC135504342 gene encoding cold shock domain-containing protein E1-like isoform X3; protein product: MERVHSEPPLARNTAPSTSAVAIPRSFSVSHKKHKRTPLYQRSMSFDPGMLHNNGHTAFANGTAAGIRETGVVEKLLTSYGFIQCSERQARLFFHCSQYNGNLQELKIGDDVEFEVSSDRRTGKPIAVKLLKIKPEVLPEERISGQVGPDSHASPFTVLHGYIHPVVSAIPTHLDGKSAPGQVPTGSVCYERNGEVFYLTYTPDDIEGNMHLDTGDKVSFYMETNKHTGAVSAHNIVLVKKKQMRCQGVVCATKEAFGFIERADVVKEIFFHYSEFKGDLEALQAGDDVEFTIKERNGKEVATDVRLLAQGTVIFEDISIEQFEGTVVKVIPKVPTKNQNDPLPGRICARISFTDKELLFGEKDTKSKVTLLEGDHVQFNISTDRRDKLERATNIDILPDTFHFTKESREMVRTMRRSMGVIAAMRDGFGFIKCVDRDARMFFHFSEVLEEGQLHISDEVEFTVVPVSPERTPMDMLSAQRNHAVRIKKLPKGTVSFHTQSEQRFVGVVEKEATAAITNNKSASPSKAKEKEAEEGVISYEDCGVKLTVSYHVKDLEGATQPQAGDKVEFSINEVKRTGQQSAVTIKILNRTVNTKRLLGYIATLKDNFGFIETANHDQEIFFHYSELCGDLENLELGDTVEYTLSKGKGNKVSAEKVTKVVAVNGVGQDVGETVMLGKVVRPLRSVDPSQTEYQGLIELLEEDGTKCQNYSFGIVGMANKADCLQKGEMVKFQLCTVAQTGQKMACNVVPQRKALVECVKDQFGFITYEVGESKKLFFHVKEVHDGLELQTGDEVEFSVILNQRTGKCSACNVRRVSEGPKPVATPRPDRLVNRLKSITLDDASAPRLVIVRQPRGPDNSKGFNVERKTRQPGVID
- the LOC135504342 gene encoding cold shock domain-containing protein E1-like isoform X4, whose protein sequence is MERVHSEPPLARNTAPSTSAVAIPRSFSVSHKKHKRTPLYQRSMSFDPGMLHNNGHTAFANGTAAGIRETGVVEKLLTSYGFIQCSERQARLFFHCSQYNGNLQELKIGDDVEFEVSSDRRTGKPIAVKLLKIKPEVLPEERISGQVGPDSHASPFTVLHGYIHPVVSAIPTHLDGKSAPGQVPTGSVCYERNGYGFLPTQEVFYLTYTPDDIEGNMHLDTGDKVSFYMETNKHTGAVSAHNIVLVKKKQMRCQGVVCATKEAFGFIERADVVKEIFFHYSEFKGDLEALQAGDDVEFTIKERNGKEVATDVRLLAQGTVIFEDISIEQFEGTVVKVIPKVPTKNQNDPLPGRICARISFTDKELLFGEKDTKSKVTLLEGDHVQFNISTDRRDKLERATNIDILPDTFHFTKESREMGVIAAMRDGFGFIKCVDRDARMFFHFSEVLEEGQLHISDEVEFTVVPVSPERTPMDMLSAQRNHAVRIKKLPKGTVSFHTQSEQRFVGVVEKEATAAITNNKSASPSKAKEKEAEEGVISYEDCGVKLTVSYHVKDLEGATQPQAGDKVEFSINEVKRTGQQSAVTIKILNRTVNTKRLLGYIATLKDNFGFIETANHDQEIFFHYSELCGDLENLELGDTVEYTLSKGKGNKVSAEKVTKVVAVNGVGQDVGETVMLGKVVRPLRSVDPSQTEYQGLIELLEEDGTKCQNYSFGIVGMANKADCLQKGEMVKFQLCTVAQTGQKMACNVVPQRKALVECVKDQFGFITYEVGESKKLFFHVKEVHDGLELQTGDEVEFSVILNQRTGKCSACNVRRVSEGPKPVATPRPDRLVNRLKSITLDDASAPRLVIVRQPRGPDNSKGFNVERKTRQPGVID
- the LOC135504342 gene encoding cold shock domain-containing protein E1-like isoform X9, whose product is MERVHSEPPLARNTAPSTSAVAIPRSFSVSHKKHKRTPLYQRSMSFDPGMLHNNGHTAFANGTAAGIRETGVVEKLLTSYGFIQCSERQARLFFHCSQYNGNLQELKIGDDVEFEVSSDRRTGKPIAVKLLKIKPEVLPEERISGQVGPDSHASPFTVLHGYIHPVVSAIPTHLDGKSAPGQVPTGSVCYERNGEVFYLTYTPDDIEGNMHLDTGDKVSFYMETNKHTGAVSAHNIVLVKKKQMRCQGVVCATKEAFGFIERADVVKEIFFHYSEFKGDLEALQAGDDVEFTIKERNGKEVATDVRLLAQGTVIFEDISIEQFEGTVVKVIPKVPTKNQNDPLPGRICARISFTDKELLFGEKDTKSKVTLLEGDHVQFNISTDRRDKLERATNIDILPDTFHFTKESREMGVIAAMRDGFGFIKCVDRDARMFFHFSEVLEEGQLHISDEVEFTVVPDMLSAQRNHAVRIKKLPKGTVSFHTQSEQRFVGVVEKEATAAITNNKSASPSKAKEKEAEEGVISYEDCGVKLTVSYHVKDLEGATQPQAGDKVEFSINEVKRTGQQSAVTIKILNRTVNTKRLLGYIATLKDNFGFIETANHDQEIFFHYSELCGDLENLELGDTVEYTLSKGKGNKVSAEKVTKVVAVNGVGQDVGETVMLGKVVRPLRSVDPSQTEYQGLIELLEEDGTKCQNYSFGIVGMANKADCLQKGEMVKFQLCTVAQTGQKMACNVVPQRKALVECVKDQFGFITYEVGESKKLFFHVKEVHDGLELQTGDEVEFSVILNQRTGKCSACNVRRVSEGPKPVATPRPDRLVNRLKSITLDDASAPRLVIVRQPRGPDNSKGFNVERKTRQPGVID
- the LOC135504342 gene encoding cold shock domain-containing protein E1-like isoform X11, whose translation is MERVHSEPPLARNTAPSTSAVAIPRSFSVSHKKHKRTPLYQRSMSFDPGMLHNNGHTAFANGTAAGIRETGVVEKLLTSYGFIQCSERQARLFFHCSQYNGNLQELKIGDDVEFEVSSDRRTGKPIAVKLLKIKPEVLPEERISGQVVSAIPTHLDGKSAPGQVPTGSVCYERNGEVFYLTYTPDDIEGNMHLDTGDKVSFYMETNKHTGAVSAHNIVLVKKKQMRCQGVVCATKEAFGFIERADVVKEIFFHYSEFKGDLEALQAGDDVEFTIKERNGKEVATDVRLLAQGTVIFEDISIEQFEGTVVKVIPKVPTKNQNDPLPGRICARISFTDKELLFGEKDTKSKVTLLEGDHVQFNISTDRRDKLERATNIDILPDTFHFTKESREMGVIAAMRDGFGFIKCVDRDARMFFHFSEVLEEGQLHISDEVEFTVVPDMLSAQRNHAVRIKKLPKGTVSFHTQSEQRFVGVVEKEATAAITNNKSASPSKAKEKEAEEGVISYEDCGVKLTVSYHVKDLEGATQPQAGDKVEFSINEVKRTGQQSAVTIKILNRTVNTKRLLGYIATLKDNFGFIETANHDQEIFFHYSELCGDLENLELGDTVEYTLSKGKGNKVSAEKVTKVVAVNGVGQDVGETVMLGKVVRPLRSVDPSQTEYQGLIELLEEDGTKCQNYSFGIVGMANKADCLQKGEMVKFQLCTVAQTGQKMACNVVPQRKALVECVKDQFGFITYEVGESKKLFFHVKEVHDGLELQTGDEVEFSVILNQRTGKCSACNVRRVSEGPKPVATPRPDRLVNRLKSITLDDASAPRLVIVRQPRGPDNSKGFNVERKTRQPGVID
- the LOC135504342 gene encoding cold shock domain-containing protein E1-like isoform X10, yielding MERVHSEPPLARNTAPSTSAVAIPRSFSVSHKKHKRTPLYQRSMSFDPGMLHNNGHTAFANGTAAGIRETGVVEKLLTSYGFIQCSERQARLFFHCSQYNGNLQELKIGDDVEFEVSSDRRTGKPIAVKLLKIKPEVLPEERISGQVVSAIPTHLDGKSAPGQVPTGSVCYERNGEVFYLTYTPDDIEGNMHLDTGDKVSFYMETNKHTGAVSAHNIVLVKKKQMRCQGVVCATKEAFGFIERADVVKEIFFHYSEFKGDLEALQAGDDVEFTIKERNGKEVATDVRLLAQGTVIFEDISIEQFEGTVVKVIPKVPTKNQNDPLPGRICARISFTDKELLFGEKDTKSKVTLLEGDHVQFNISTDRRDKLERATNIDILPDTFHFTKESREMVRTMRRSMGVIAAMRDGFGFIKCVDRDARMFFHFSEVLEEGQLHISDEVEFTVVPVSPERTPMDMLSAQRNHAVRIKKLPKGTVSFHTQSEQRFVGVVEKEATAAITNNKSASPSKAKEKEAEEGVISYEDCGVKLTVSYHVKDLEGATQPQAGDKVEFSINEVKRTGQQSAVTIKILNRTVNTKRLLGYIATLKDNFGFIETANHDQEIFFHYSELCGDLENLELGDTVEYTLSKGKGNKVSAEKVTKVVAVNGVGQDVGETVMLGKVVRPLRSVDPSQTEYQGLIELLEEDGTKCQNYSFGIVGMANKADCLQKGEMVKFQLCTVAQTGQKMACNVVPQRKALVECVKDQFGFITYEVGESKKLFFHVKEVHDGLELQTGDEVEFSVILNQRTGKCSACNVRRVSEGPKPVATPRPDRLVNRLKSITLDDASAPRLVIVRQPRGPDNSKGFNVERKTRQPGVID
- the LOC135504342 gene encoding cold shock domain-containing protein E1-like isoform X8 codes for the protein MERVHSEPPLARNTAPSTSAVAIPRSFSVSHKKHKRTPLYQRSMSFDPGMLHNNGHTAFANGTAAGIRETGVVEKLLTSYGFIQCSERQARLFFHCSQYNGNLQELKIGDDVEFEVSSDRRTGKPIAVKLLKIKPEVLPEERISGQVVSAIPTHLDGKSAPGQVPTGSVCYERNGYGFLPTQEVFYLTYTPDDIEGNMHLDTGDKVSFYMETNKHTGAVSAHNIVLVKKKQMRCQGVVCATKEAFGFIERADVVKEIFFHYSEFKGDLEALQAGDDVEFTIKERNGKEVATDVRLLAQGTVIFEDISIEQFEGTVVKVIPKVPTKNQNDPLPGRICARISFTDKELLFGEKDTKSKVTLLEGDHVQFNISTDRRDKLERATNIDILPDTFHFTKESREMVRTMRRSMGVIAAMRDGFGFIKCVDRDARMFFHFSEVLEEGQLHISDEVEFTVVPVSPERTPMDMLSAQRNHAVRIKKLPKGTVSFHTQSEQRFVGVVEKEATAAITNNKSASPSKAKEKEAEEGVISYEDCGVKLTVSYHVKDLEGATQPQAGDKVEFSINEVKRTGQQSAVTIKILNRTVNTKRLLGYIATLKDNFGFIETANHDQEIFFHYSELCGDLENLELGDTVEYTLSKGKGNKVSAEKVTKVVAVNGVGQDVGETVMLGKVVRPLRSVDPSQTEYQGLIELLEEDGTKCQNYSFGIVGMANKADCLQKGEMVKFQLCTVAQTGQKMACNVVPQRKALVECVKDQFGFITYEVGESKKLFFHVKEVHDGLELQTGDEVEFSVILNQRTGKCSACNVRRVSEGPKPVATPRPDRLVNRLKSITLDDASAPRLVIVRQPRGPDNSKGFNVERKTRQPGVID
- the LOC135504342 gene encoding cold shock domain-containing protein E1-like isoform X1, whose protein sequence is MERVHSEPPLARNTAPSTSAVAIPRSFSVSHKKHKRTPLYQRSMSFDPGMLHNNGHTAFANGTAAGIRETGVVEKLLTSYGFIQCSERQARLFFHCSQYNGNLQELKIGDDVEFEVSSDRRTGKPIAVKLLKIKPEVLPEERISGQVGPDSHASPFTVLHGYIHPVVSAIPTHLDGKSAPGQVPTGSVCYERNGYGFLPTQEVFYLTYTPDDIEGNMHLDTGDKVSFYMETNKHTGAVSAHNIVLVKKKQMRCQGVVCATKEAFGFIERADVVKEIFFHYSEFKGDLEALQAGDDVEFTIKERNGKEVATDVRLLAQGTVIFEDISIEQFEGTVVKVIPKVPTKNQNDPLPGRICARISFTDKELLFGEKDTKSKVTLLEGDHVQFNISTDRRDKLERATNIDILPDTFHFTKESREMVRTMRRSMGVIAAMRDGFGFIKCVDRDARMFFHFSEVLEEGQLHISDEVEFTVVPVSPERTPMDMLSAQRNHAVRIKKLPKGTVSFHTQSEQRFVGVVEKEATAAITNNKSASPSKAKEKEAEEGVISYEDCGVKLTVSYHVKDLEGATQPQAGDKVEFSINEVKRTGQQSAVTIKILNRTVNTKRLLGYIATLKDNFGFIETANHDQEIFFHYSELCGDLENLELGDTVEYTLSKGKGNKVSAEKVTKVVAVNGVGQDVGETVMLGKVVRPLRSVDPSQTEYQGLIELLEEDGTKCQNYSFGIVGMANKADCLQKGEMVKFQLCTVAQTGQKMACNVVPQRKALVECVKDQFGFITYEVGESKKLFFHVKEVHDGLELQTGDEVEFSVILNQRTGKCSACNVRRVSEGPKPVATPRPDRLVNRLKSITLDDASAPRLVIVRQPRGPDNSKGFNVERKTRQPGVID
- the LOC135504342 gene encoding cold shock domain-containing protein E1-like isoform X7; this encodes MERVHSEPPLARNTAPSTSAVAIPRSFSVSHKKHKRTPLYQRSMSFDPGMLHNNGHTAFANGTAAGIRETGVVEKLLTSYGFIQCSERQARLFFHCSQYNGNLQELKIGDDVEFEVSSDRRTGKPIAVKLLKIKPEVLPEERISGQVGPDSHASPFTVLHGYIHPVVSAIPTHLDGKSAPGQVPTGSVCYERNGYGFLPTQEVFYLTYTPDDIEGNMHLDTGDKVSFYMETNKHTGAVSAHNIVLVKKKQMRCQGVVCATKEAFGFIERADVVKEIFFHYSEFKGDLEALQAGDDVEFTIKERNGKEVATDVRLLAQGTVIFEDISIEQFEGTVVKVIPKVPTKNQNDPLPGRICARISFTDKELLFGEKDTKSKVTLLEGDHVQFNISTDRRDKLERATNIDILPDTFHFTKESREMGVIAAMRDGFGFIKCVDRDARMFFHFSEVLEEGQLHISDEVEFTVVPDMLSAQRNHAVRIKKLPKGTVSFHTQSEQRFVGVVEKEATAAITNNKSASPSKAKEKEAEEGVISYEDCGVKLTVSYHVKDLEGATQPQAGDKVEFSINEVKRTGQQSAVTIKILNRTVNTKRLLGYIATLKDNFGFIETANHDQEIFFHYSELCGDLENLELGDTVEYTLSKGKGNKVSAEKVTKVVAVNGVGQDVGETVMLGKVVRPLRSVDPSQTEYQGLIELLEEDGTKCQNYSFGIVGMANKADCLQKGEMVKFQLCTVAQTGQKMACNVVPQRKALVECVKDQFGFITYEVGESKKLFFHVKEVHDGLELQTGDEVEFSVILNQRTGKCSACNVRRVSEGPKPVATPRPDRLVNRLKSITLDDASAPRLVIVRQPRGPDNSKGFNVERKTRQPGVID
- the LOC135504342 gene encoding cold shock domain-containing protein E1-like isoform X6, whose product is MERVHSEPPLARNTAPSTSAVAIPRSFSVSHKKHKRTPLYQRSMSFDPGMLHNNGHTAFANGTAAGIRETGVVEKLLTSYGFIQCSERQARLFFHCSQYNGNLQELKIGDDVEFEVSSDRRTGKPIAVKLLKIKPEVLPEERISGQVGPDSHASPFTVLHGYIHPVVSAIPTHLDGKSAPGQVPTGSVCYERNGEVFYLTYTPDDIEGNMHLDTGDKVSFYMETNKHTGAVSAHNIVLVKKKQMRCQGVVCATKEAFGFIERADVVKEIFFHYSEFKGDLEALQAGDDVEFTIKERNGKEVATDVRLLAQGTVIFEDISIEQFEGTVVKVIPKVPTKNQNDPLPGRICARISFTDKELLFGEKDTKSKVTLLEGDHVQFNISTDRRDKLERATNIDILPDTFHFTKESREMGVIAAMRDGFGFIKCVDRDARMFFHFSEVLEEGQLHISDEVEFTVVPVSPERTPMDMLSAQRNHAVRIKKLPKGTVSFHTQSEQRFVGVVEKEATAAITNNKSASPSKAKEKEAEEGVISYEDCGVKLTVSYHVKDLEGATQPQAGDKVEFSINEVKRTGQQSAVTIKILNRTVNTKRLLGYIATLKDNFGFIETANHDQEIFFHYSELCGDLENLELGDTVEYTLSKGKGNKVSAEKVTKVVAVNGVGQDVGETVMLGKVVRPLRSVDPSQTEYQGLIELLEEDGTKCQNYSFGIVGMANKADCLQKGEMVKFQLCTVAQTGQKMACNVVPQRKALVECVKDQFGFITYEVGESKKLFFHVKEVHDGLELQTGDEVEFSVILNQRTGKCSACNVRRVSEGPKPVATPRPDRLVNRLKSITLDDASAPRLVIVRQPRGPDNSKGFNVERKTRQPGVID